The window GCTGATCGAGATTATCGAACACCTCGAATCGTCGAACCTAAGTCTGAGCCTTCCCTCGAGCTGTTCATATGCGAGGTAGTTGAGCGAACTCGGGTATATCTGGATGACGTGCGGCTGGAATTCGTTGAGCTGCTCCACCAGCTTGTCAAGCGGAGTGAATATCGAGAAGAACCTGTTTTTCATCAGAGGATGGTCTTCTACCGTGCAAACCCTGAATGTGACCACAAAGCTGGCCGAATGGCTGTTGATGAGCATGATGTTGGCAATCTTCAGCGGTTTGTAGACAATCGATTTGAGAAGAGTCAGAGGGTTGGCCGCGTCATTGCTGCCTCTGGACATTGCGACTGCGAACACATTCCTGAATTCCTCCCAGTGGTAGCCCATAATGGCCTTCTCTCCCGTGGTTCCGGAGGAGTTGAGGATCACGAAATCGTTCTTGTAGTTGACGGATGCGTTCTCGGGGATCTTGAGGTATTCGGTCAGGTCTTTTCTGTTGAGCCTTTTGTCAGTGACCAGCCTGTCATAATTATCCATCATCTTTCTTTTTGTGAGCGTCGGCAGGTCGGTTATGCTGCACGTGTCTATATTGATGCCCTTGTAGTGTTCCCTGTAAAACTCGGAATTTGCTACGGCATGCTTGATCAGACGCCGGAATTTAAGCTCCTGCAGTTTCGTAATCTGTTCAGGATAAAGATGCAGGTTTCTGTCGAATTCCCTTTTGAGCTTAAGGGTCTTCAGGACTTGTTTTGTGTCTGTCCAGTAGTACCTTGCCTTCTCAAATAAACTTGCTTCCATAACAATTTCCTGCCATTTACAATTTTATTTTCTGAGGATTATAGCACAGATAACTCTTGATCGCATAAATAAATTTAACGGGCGGTATAAATCATGCGGAAGCTTAAAGGATTTGAAAGAACATACCTGAGAGGGCTGGCTCACAGTTTAAAACCGGTTGTGCAGATAGGAAAAAACGGCCTGAAAAATGAGGTGGTGGGATCCATCGAAGAGGCCTTTTCGACAAGAGAGCTGATCAAGATCAAATTCAATGAATTCAAGGAGGAAAAAAAGACCATCTCAAAAGAGATCGAGGAAATCACCGGAAGCGAGATGGTTGGCATGATAGGCAACATCGCAATCTTTTTCAAAGAAAACGACGATGAAACAAAACGCAGGATCAAACTGCCTGCAAAGGTTACCTCCCGTGGAATACACAAATCTAAACAGTGAAATCCTTGACGGTCTTGCCGCTATAGTCGGCCCCGGCAATGTCATGACCGAAGCGGAACTTATTGAGCCCTATTCCCATGATGAGTTCGCAGAAAAAGATATCAGGAGGTTGCCGGCCTGCGTTGTCAGGCCCGGAAGCACAGGCGAGGTAAGTAAGATACTCAATCTTGCGGACATTCATAGAATTCCTGTGACCCCCAGGGGAGGCGGAACCGGTTTGTGCGGCGGCTGCGTGCCCGTTTCAGGCGGCATAGTTCTTTCGCTTGAAAGGATGAAGAGAATAATCGATATCGACAAAACCAACCTCATGGCGGTGGTCGAAGCCGGAGTAACCTTGAGGGAATTCTATGAAGCGATAGAAAATAGCGGCCTTCTGTTCCCTCCGCATCCGGGTGATGAAGGTGCGCAGATAGGAGGACTTATCGCCACTAACGCAGGCGGGGCGCGTGCAGTTAAATACGGGGTGATAAGAAATTATGTGCGCGGCATGGAGGTGGTCCTTGCCGGCGGAAAGGTTATTGAACTCGGCGGCAAGCTCATGAAGAGTTCAACCGGCTACAGCCTGCTCAACCTTATGACAGGCTCTGAAGGAACCCTGGGGATTGTCACGAAAGCGACACTGAACCTTACCCCGCCTCCCGGGGCGATGTTCACCCTGGTGGTACCTTTCAAAACAATAGCCGACGCAATCAGGACAGTGCCGTTGATACTTATTAATCGCATAATTCCCATGGCTGTTGAGTTCATTGACATGAAGGCAATAACCGTAACCGAGCGGTATTTGAACAGGAAATGGCCGTGTGAAGAAGGAGAGGCGCATCTGATGTTTATTGTGGATGCCCCTGACAGGGACGACCTTCTTGAGCTTTCGGGCCGGATTTCGGAGATATGCCTTTCCGAAGGTGCAATCGATGTCTATGTGGCCGATGACAGCGAAAAGCAGAAGAACGTGCTCACGATAAGGAGCCTCATGTACGAAGCCCTTCACGACCACATGATCGATCTGCTCGACGTGTGTGTTCCCAGGGCTTCAATCGACAGGTTCGTGAATGAAGTCCGCGAGGCAGAGAAGGCCTTCGGGGTATGGCTTCCCGTTTACGGGCATGCGGCGGACGGTAATGTCCATGTGCACCTGATGAAGGATGCATGGGATGACGGGGTATGGAAAGCGATTCCTGATTCCCGTAATAAGGCTCATGCAATAAGGGACCGGCTGCATGAGGCGGGCAGAAGGCTTGACGGAGTAGTGTCCGGCGAACACGGGATAGGCATTGTCAAGAAACAGTATATGCCATTATTCCTTGATGCCGCTCAGCTGGAACTCATGAAGGGAATCAAAAAAGTTTTCGATCCTAACGGGATAATGAACCCAGGCAAGGTGATCCCATGAACATGACTTCGGCTTGACGGCATGCATGAATTGCCGGTAGAAAAATGAAAATAAATTTCAGAGGGGACCATGATAAGATTAAATGAAAACTATTTGAAGCTTCAGTCATCATACCTGTTTTCGGAGATAGCAAAGCGGGTGGCCGCTTTCCAGAAGGAAAACCCCGGCAAAGAGGTCATCAGGCTGGGTATCGGTGACGTTACCAGGGCCCTTCCCGATGCGTGCATAGAGGCGTTTCACAAGGCAACCGATGAGATGGCCGATGATGCCACATTCCGCGGTTACGGCCCTGAGCAGGGCTATGACTTTCTGCGCGAAGCGATCGCCAGAGAAGACTTTCAGGCAAGAGGCGCTGAAATAAGCGCGGATGAGGTGTTCGTAAGTGACGGCGCAAAATGCGACACCGGAAATATACAGGAGCTTTTTGCAGGCGACATCAACGTTGCGATACCCGATCCGGTCTATCCGGTCTACATAGACACAAACGTCATGGCGGGAAGAACAGGGAAATACAAAGATGGCCGCTACGACGGCGTCACATACCTCGACTGCACCAAGGAAAACCATTTCGTGCCGGAGCTGCCCAGAGAGCCTGTCGACCTGATTTACCTCTGCTTTCCAAACAACCCGACCGGCGCCACCATCACAAAGGCTGAACTTGAAAAATGGGTCGATTATGCAAGGAAGAACAGGGCGCTCATAATCTACGATGCAGCCTATGAAGAGTTCATCCGGGATGAAGAACTGCCAAGAAGCATATTCGAGATAAAGGGTGCGCGCGAAGTGGCGATAGAGTCACGCAGCTATTCCAAGACAGCAGGCTTTACGGGTGTCCGCTGCGCCTATACAGTGATACCTAAAGAGTGCATGGCCTATGATGCGGCCGGGAATAAACATCCCTTGCACGGGTTCTGGAACAGGAGGCATACGACCAAGTTCAACGGGGTGAGCTATCCGGTGCAGCGTGCGGCTGAAGCCACATATTCAGAAGAGGGGAAAAAACAGGTCAAGGAGCTGAGCAACTATTACCTGGAAAACGCAAAGCTCATCAGGCAGACCGTTACAGGACTCGGTTTGGCATGTACCGGCGGCGAAAACTCTCCTTATATATGGGTGGATACTCAAAGAGATTCCTGGGAGTTCTTCAGCATGCTCCTTGAGAAGGCAGGCGTTGTAACCACACCCGGCGCCGGATTCGGCAGATGCGGTCAGGGCTTCATCCGCATCAGCGCATTCAATTCAAGGGACAACGTTGAAAAGGCCCTTACCAGGATCAAAGAGGCGCTTAAATAGTCCTCATGCCGACATATGAACACTTTGAAGATTTGCCGGTCTGGAAGGAAGCAGCCAGCCTTTATAATATAAAGGAGGTGTATAATGGCTATCAGCCCATTGGCAGGAAAGAAGGCCCCGGCCCAAATACTCGCAAACATCCCGAAACTGATAAGCGCCTACTATGTCATAAAACCCGATCCTGAAAATCCCGCCAATCTCGTAGAATTCGGGACTTCGGGGCATCGCGGCATGTCAATGAACGGAAGCTTCAATGAGGCGCATATCCTGGCCATCACACAGGCCATCTGTGAATACCGCAAAAACAAAAATATTACAGGCCCGCTGTTCCTCGGCATGGATACTCATGCGCTTTCAGAACCGGCCCATTCAACGGCGCTTGAGGTGCTGGCCGCAAACGGCGTCGATGTCATGATAACTAAGGAATACACCCCGACCCCTGTCATCTCGCACGCCATCCTGACCTATAACAAAGGAAGAAATTACGGGCTTGCTGATGGTATCGTTATAACACCTTCACATAATCCCCCTGACAACGGCGGCTTCAAATACAATCCTCCCAACGGAGGGCCTGCCGATACCGATGTAACAGACCATATTGCGAAAAGGGCGAACGAACTGCTTAAAGCAGGAAATAGGAACGTAAAGCGTATTCCCTTTGAAAAGGCGATAAAGGCTCCTACAACACATGAACATGATTATATCTCGTCCTATGTGAACGACCTTAAGAATGTTGTGAAAATGGATATTGTTAATGCAACGGGTCTTAAGCTGGGGGCAGATGCGCTGGGCGGCTCGGGACTTGGCTTCTGGCAGGTCATTGCGGATGTCTACGGTCTCGATATTGACATCATGAACAATCATGCAGATCCCACATTTTCTTTCATGACGGTGGATAAGGACGGGAAGATACGCATGGACTGCTCTTCGCCCTATGCAATGGCTGGCCTTATAAGCCACAAGGACAAATATGACCTGGCATTCGGAAACGACCCCGATTTCGACAGGCACGGCATTGTCACAAAAAGCGCAGGGCTGCTTAATCCCAACCACTATCTCGCTGTGGCCATAAATTATCTCTTTGCCAACCGGCCCGGCTGGAAAAAAGATGCCGCAGTGGGCAAGACCCTGGTCAGCAGCTCGATGATCGACCGCGTTGCATCCAGGCTCGGCAGAAAACTGAGCGAGGTCCCTGTCGGATTCAAGTGGTTCGTTGACGGTCTTATTGACGGCTCTTACGGCTTCGGCGGTGAAGAGAGCGCAGGCGCGTCATTCCTGAGGCTTGACGGGACTGTATGGACGACGGACAAGGACGGTATCATAATGGACCTGCTCGCTGCAGAGATACTTTCAGCCACAGGCAAAGACCCGGCAGAACATTATCGTGAATTGACCGAACTTTTCGGAAACCCTGTTTATGAACGCACCGATACCGCGGCAAATGCCAGAGAGCGAAGCATCCTCAAAAAGCTCGCCCCTTCGCAGATAACAACGGAAACCCTGGCCGGTGAGAAAATCACTTCAATCCTGACGAATGCACCGGGCAACGGCGCGGCTATTGGAGGACTAAAGGTCACTGCGGAAAACGGCTGGTTCGCAGCAAGGCCATCCGGAACCGAGGACGTTTACAAGATTTACGCCGAAAGCTTCAAAGGTAAAGATCACCTGGAAAAAATTAAACAAGAGGCGCAGGATATCGTCAACTCGGCGTTCGCTGCTTCGAATGCAGGATAAGCCCTGAAAGGGAGGCCTCAAAAATCATGAAAAAGCTTGTCACCGGCTCGACCGGATTCATCGGTTCGGCAATCGTCAGAGAACTTCTCAAGGAAGGCGTTGAGGTAAAGGTCCTGACAAGAAAAACAAGCAATACGCGCAATATTGACAACCTCGATGTCGAGAAGGTTTATGGAGACATCCGCGACAGCGATTCCATGAAAAAAGCCCTTAAGGGTTGCGATACCCTTTATCTTACGGCCGCATATTTCGCGCACTGGGCACCGGACCCGAAACTGCTTTACGATGTAAATGTGGGAGGAACCAAGGCGACAATGCAGGCTGCTCTCGAAGCGGGCGTTGATAAGATCGTCTATACAAGCACGAATAATGCCATTGCCGCAAGCGGTCCCGTACCTGCAAACGAAGAGAAGGCCTTTAATTACTGGGAAGCGCGCGACCACTACTCCATGTCCAAATATATTGCGGAAAACGAGGTAAGGATTTTCATCACGAGAGGACTTCCGGTCGTTATTGTCAATCCCACGCTGGTCATCGGCGTGAACGATATAAAACCGACACCGTCAGGTCAAATGATCATAGATGTCGCCAGACGAAAGATGCCCGGCTACATAGACGGCGGTGTGAACATCATCGATGTCGAAGATGTCGCCAGAGGCCACATCCTCGCGGCGAAAAAAGGCAGGGTTGGTGAAAGATACCTACTGGGAAACAGAAACATAACGGTTCATGATTATCTTTGGCTTATTGCGGATATTGCGGGAGTGAAACCGCCCGCCTTGAAACTGCCGTACCACCTTGCGCTTGCGTTCGGATATGCGTTCGAACTAATTGCAAATCTGACGAAAAAGCCCCCTGTCGTGACAGCCAGCGAGGTAAGGATAGGTAAAATGACCGAGTGGTATGACTGTTCAAAGGCGGTGAACGAACTCGGCCTGCCCCAGACGCCGATCGATGTGACTATCAGAAAGGCTCTCAACTGGTTCAGGGAAAACGGTTATCTTTAGAGATATTCTATATTGGATCAGACTGAGGGACAGAGAGTGAGCAGCAAAGATTCAAACCTGCTGCTCACTTATCGACAGGATTTAACTATTTAACAAAAACCAGTTCCAGCACTTCATCCATATTGCTTACGGGATGGAAGTTTATTTTCTTGCGTACCTCTGTCGGTATATCCTCGAGGTCCTTTTCATTATCCTTCGGGATGATTATATCGAATATCTTGTTTCTGTGTGCGGCAAGGGCCTTTTCCTTGAGTCCGCCGATAGGAAGCACCTTGCCCCTCAATGTAATCTCACCGGTCATCGCTATGTCTTTCCTGACCGCCCGGTTGGTAAGCGCGGAGATTGTAGCAACCGCCATTGTTATTCCGGCGGAAGGACCGTCTTTGGGAATCCCCCCGGCAGGCACATGGATATGTACATCCTTTTCCTTGTTGAAGCTTGGGGAAATCCCGAGCTGTTCCGCACGTGAACGGATATATGATATACCTGCCTGTGCAGATTCCTTCATGACGTCTCCAAGATGTCCGGTAAGGACAAGTCCGCCGCCCTTTCCGTCCTGGCTCTGCACCACCGAGACTTCTATATAAAGGATCTCGCCGCCGAACTGCGTCCAAGCAAGACCTGTCGAAACGCCCACTTCGTGTTCCGTTCTCTCCTGTTCCGGGAGGAATTTCTGAACACCGAGATAATTGTGTACGTTTTTGGCAGTCACCCTGTATTTCTTTTTGCGCTTACTCTCTTTTTCTGCGATGTCGCGGGCGATCTTTCTGCAGATCGAACCGATTTCACGTTCAAGATTCCTTACACCGGCCTCTTTTGTGTAATGGTTGATTATGTCGAGTATCGAATCGTCTGAAAAATCTATGTCCGCTTCGACCATGCCGTTTTCCTTGATTTG of the Desulfomonilia bacterium genome contains:
- a CDS encoding LL-diaminopimelate aminotransferase, translating into MIRLNENYLKLQSSYLFSEIAKRVAAFQKENPGKEVIRLGIGDVTRALPDACIEAFHKATDEMADDATFRGYGPEQGYDFLREAIAREDFQARGAEISADEVFVSDGAKCDTGNIQELFAGDINVAIPDPVYPVYIDTNVMAGRTGKYKDGRYDGVTYLDCTKENHFVPELPREPVDLIYLCFPNNPTGATITKAELEKWVDYARKNRALIIYDAAYEEFIRDEELPRSIFEIKGAREVAIESRSYSKTAGFTGVRCAYTVIPKECMAYDAAGNKHPLHGFWNRRHTTKFNGVSYPVQRAAEATYSEEGKKQVKELSNYYLENAKLIRQTVTGLGLACTGGENSPYIWVDTQRDSWEFFSMLLEKAGVVTTPGAGFGRCGQGFIRISAFNSRDNVEKALTRIKEALK
- a CDS encoding FAD-binding oxidoreductase, with the protein product MEYTNLNSEILDGLAAIVGPGNVMTEAELIEPYSHDEFAEKDIRRLPACVVRPGSTGEVSKILNLADIHRIPVTPRGGGTGLCGGCVPVSGGIVLSLERMKRIIDIDKTNLMAVVEAGVTLREFYEAIENSGLLFPPHPGDEGAQIGGLIATNAGGARAVKYGVIRNYVRGMEVVLAGGKVIELGGKLMKSSTGYSLLNLMTGSEGTLGIVTKATLNLTPPPGAMFTLVVPFKTIADAIRTVPLILINRIIPMAVEFIDMKAITVTERYLNRKWPCEEGEAHLMFIVDAPDRDDLLELSGRISEICLSEGAIDVYVADDSEKQKNVLTIRSLMYEALHDHMIDLLDVCVPRASIDRFVNEVREAEKAFGVWLPVYGHAADGNVHVHLMKDAWDDGVWKAIPDSRNKAHAIRDRLHEAGRRLDGVVSGEHGIGIVKKQYMPLFLDAAQLELMKGIKKVFDPNGIMNPGKVIP
- the hpnA gene encoding hopanoid-associated sugar epimerase; translation: MKKLVTGSTGFIGSAIVRELLKEGVEVKVLTRKTSNTRNIDNLDVEKVYGDIRDSDSMKKALKGCDTLYLTAAYFAHWAPDPKLLYDVNVGGTKATMQAALEAGVDKIVYTSTNNAIAASGPVPANEEKAFNYWEARDHYSMSKYIAENEVRIFITRGLPVVIVNPTLVIGVNDIKPTPSGQMIIDVARRKMPGYIDGGVNIIDVEDVARGHILAAKKGRVGERYLLGNRNITVHDYLWLIADIAGVKPPALKLPYHLALAFGYAFELIANLTKKPPVVTASEVRIGKMTEWYDCSKAVNELGLPQTPIDVTIRKALNWFRENGYL
- a CDS encoding YhbY family RNA-binding protein produces the protein MRKLKGFERTYLRGLAHSLKPVVQIGKNGLKNEVVGSIEEAFSTRELIKIKFNEFKEEKKTISKEIEEITGSEMVGMIGNIAIFFKENDDETKRRIKLPAKVTSRGIHKSKQ
- the pgm gene encoding phosphoglucomutase (alpha-D-glucose-1,6-bisphosphate-dependent), with the protein product MAISPLAGKKAPAQILANIPKLISAYYVIKPDPENPANLVEFGTSGHRGMSMNGSFNEAHILAITQAICEYRKNKNITGPLFLGMDTHALSEPAHSTALEVLAANGVDVMITKEYTPTPVISHAILTYNKGRNYGLADGIVITPSHNPPDNGGFKYNPPNGGPADTDVTDHIAKRANELLKAGNRNVKRIPFEKAIKAPTTHEHDYISSYVNDLKNVVKMDIVNATGLKLGADALGGSGLGFWQVIADVYGLDIDIMNNHADPTFSFMTVDKDGKIRMDCSSPYAMAGLISHKDKYDLAFGNDPDFDRHGIVTKSAGLLNPNHYLAVAINYLFANRPGWKKDAAVGKTLVSSSMIDRVASRLGRKLSEVPVGFKWFVDGLIDGSYGFGGEESAGASFLRLDGTVWTTDKDGIIMDLLAAEILSATGKDPAEHYRELTELFGNPVYERTDTAANARERSILKKLAPSQITTETLAGEKITSILTNAPGNGAAIGGLKVTAENGWFAARPSGTEDVYKIYAESFKGKDHLEKIKQEAQDIVNSAFAASNAG